One Thermostichus vulcanus str. 'Rupite' genomic region harbors:
- a CDS encoding class I SAM-dependent methyltransferase, with amino-acid sequence MQPSPSSTEQILNQVRQLYNHYPFPPQPIGTLPPPGWNWRWSWPQAYAFCTGVHPGNRPVRILDAGCGSGVGTEYIAHQNPKAEIWAFDLSRKALEIAEARCQASQAPPVQFRELNVYDIDQLPGEFDFINCVGMIHHLPDPKAGIQALASKLAPGGILHLFVYGELGRHEIRLMQKAIRLLVTGSEHQSLASLEQLQAGLKVGRSLFQILPDHNRIQQQERTRWATENVDDECFADMYLHPQEIDYTIETLFELIRASGLQFLRFSNPEFWQLQRVLGKDESLLAQASQLPEKERYRLIELLDPVVAHYELFLGKPPLPQQDWQSAEAILSAIAHLSPCLGLWPSRSIFNYAYEAISLSEAAFAFLQQVDGIRTVAQIQASLTPALSCEQLEQLLRWQVLLLQPPE; translated from the coding sequence ATGCAGCCTTCCCCCTCCAGTACCGAGCAGATCCTCAACCAAGTCCGGCAACTTTACAATCACTATCCTTTTCCGCCGCAACCGATTGGCACTCTCCCCCCTCCGGGATGGAACTGGCGTTGGAGTTGGCCACAGGCCTACGCCTTTTGTACAGGAGTCCATCCTGGCAATCGTCCGGTGCGAATTCTGGATGCGGGCTGTGGCTCCGGTGTGGGGACGGAATATATTGCTCACCAAAACCCTAAGGCCGAAATTTGGGCTTTTGATCTCAGCCGTAAAGCCTTAGAAATTGCCGAGGCGCGTTGTCAGGCATCACAGGCACCGCCGGTGCAGTTCCGAGAATTGAACGTTTATGATATCGACCAATTGCCCGGTGAGTTTGATTTCATCAACTGCGTGGGCATGATTCATCATTTGCCGGATCCGAAGGCCGGGATCCAAGCCCTAGCCAGTAAATTGGCTCCCGGTGGAATCCTGCATTTGTTCGTCTATGGAGAGTTGGGTCGCCATGAAATTCGTTTGATGCAAAAGGCAATCCGCCTGCTGGTGACGGGATCCGAGCACCAATCTCTGGCTTCTTTGGAGCAGTTGCAAGCAGGTCTCAAAGTCGGACGTAGCCTCTTTCAAATTTTGCCGGATCACAATCGCATTCAACAACAAGAGCGCACTCGCTGGGCTACAGAAAATGTGGACGATGAATGTTTTGCGGATATGTATCTGCACCCCCAAGAAATTGACTACACCATCGAAACGCTGTTTGAGTTGATCCGGGCTTCTGGCTTGCAATTTTTGCGCTTTTCCAACCCGGAGTTTTGGCAATTGCAACGGGTATTGGGCAAGGATGAATCGCTCTTGGCGCAAGCCTCGCAACTGCCGGAAAAAGAGCGTTATCGACTGATCGAACTGTTGGATCCTGTAGTGGCCCACTACGAATTGTTTCTCGGCAAGCCACCTCTGCCTCAACAGGATTGGCAGTCTGCGGAGGCGATTCTGTCTGCTATTGCCCACCTCAGCCCCTGCCTGGGGTTGTGGCCCTCCCGCAGCATTTTCAACTACGCCTACGAAGCGATTTCTTTGAGCGAGGCGGCCTTTGCTTTTTTGCAACAGGTGGACGGGATCCGCACCGTGGCCCAGATTCAGGCATCCCTCACCCCTGCCCTGAGTTGTGAACAACTGGAACAACTGCTGCGCTGGCAAGTGCTGCTGCTCCAGCCCCCAGAGTAA
- a CDS encoding response regulator transcription factor — translation MSETDPSSAHILVIEDEAKLARFVETELAYEGYRVSVASDGTTGLMAARDQKPDLVLLDWMLPGISGLEICRRLRSTGNRVPVVLMTARDDVSDRVAGLDAGADDYVVKPFSIQELLARVRAHLRRQKGSHDGHLVFMDLTLDPLTREVTRGERRVELTAKEYDLLRYLMEHPRQVLTRQQILEHVWGFDFMGDSNIIEVYIRYLRLKIEEQGEKRLIQTVRGVGYVLRE, via the coding sequence ATGTCAGAAACTGACCCGTCCTCTGCCCACATTCTCGTAATTGAAGATGAAGCCAAACTGGCCCGTTTTGTGGAGACGGAGCTGGCCTACGAAGGGTATCGAGTTAGTGTGGCTAGTGATGGGACAACCGGGCTAATGGCAGCCCGCGACCAAAAGCCTGACCTAGTGCTGCTGGATTGGATGTTGCCCGGTATATCCGGTTTAGAGATCTGTCGGCGACTGCGCTCCACAGGCAATCGGGTGCCGGTGGTGTTGATGACCGCCAGAGATGATGTATCTGACCGGGTAGCAGGGTTGGATGCGGGGGCGGATGATTACGTGGTGAAACCCTTCAGCATTCAAGAGCTCCTTGCTCGGGTGCGAGCCCATTTGCGTCGCCAAAAGGGATCCCATGATGGCCACCTAGTGTTCATGGATTTGACCCTGGATCCGCTGACACGAGAGGTAACGCGGGGAGAGCGGCGGGTGGAGCTAACGGCCAAAGAGTATGATTTGCTGCGCTACCTAATGGAGCATCCTCGGCAGGTACTCACCCGGCAACAGATCTTGGAGCACGTCTGGGGATTTGACTTTATGGGCGACTCCAACATCATTGAGGTATATATCCGCTACCTGCGCCTTAAAATCGAAGAGCAAGGGGAGAAGCGCTTGATCCAAACTGTGCGTGGGGTGGGTTACGTACTGCGTGAGTGA